Proteins encoded in a region of the Esox lucius isolate fEsoLuc1 chromosome 9, fEsoLuc1.pri, whole genome shotgun sequence genome:
- the LOC105012086 gene encoding LOW QUALITY PROTEIN: ectonucleoside triphosphate diphosphohydrolase 7 (The sequence of the model RefSeq protein was modified relative to this genomic sequence to represent the inferred CDS: deleted 1 base in 1 codon), with protein sequence MARISFSCLPASWYCSVSLLSLGCVPRQRVFLLFFLTCSALTVLGLYHTELWGRQRHGGHVNKYLSIVETMEATDVNNAALNYGIVVDCGSSGSRVFVYYWPPHNGNPHTLLDIRQMRDLNRKPVVKKIKPGISNLALTPSKASDYLHPLLSFAAAHVPQKKHKETPLYILCTAGMRLLPESQQTAILEDLVTDVRADFDFLFSSSHAEVISGKQEGVYAWIGINFVLGRFDHAEDEDDAMVEVTTGSQNNHPISRRRTVGIMDMGGASLQIAYEVPSAVHFNSPEQEEAGKSLLAEFNLGCDSEHTQHVYRVYVTTFLGFGGNMARQRYEDQLVNATVTNNRLTSDQTGMMEATPLGDPCLPAGLSDVVRRDGRAVHLRGQGDWARCQAAVRPFLGLHNATMGSPRGVYQAPIDYGNSEFYGFSEFFYCTEDVLRMGGAYDSAKYSKAATDYCATKWSTLTKRFDSQLFSKQADIARLKYQCFKSAWVYEVLHSGFRFPRDYPSLKTAQLVYDKEVQWTLGAILFKTRFLPLRDLQAETFKQAHSNWLRSSFVYNHYLFLACILVVLIAILLYILRLRRIHQREQRQAEALDLLWVEEGEALLA encoded by the exons ATGGCCAG GATCAGTTTCTCCTGCCTGCCGGCGTCCTGGTACTGCAGTGTGTCCCTGCTGTCTCTGGGATGTGTGCCCAGGCAGAGGGTCTTCCTGCTGTTCTTCCTCACCTGCTCTGCCCTGACCGTCCTGGGCCTCTACCACACCGAGCTCTGGGGGCGCCAGCGGCATGGAGGACACGTCAACAa ATACCTCTCCATCGTGGAGACCATGGAGGCCACTGATGTCAACAACGCTGCTCTGAACTATGGGATAGTGGTGGACTGTGGCAGCAGCGGCTCCAGGGTGTTTGTTTACTACTGG CCCCCCCACAACGGGAACCCCCACACCCTGCTGGACATCCGCCAGATGCGGGACCTCAACCGCAAACCTGTGGTCAAGAAGATAAAACCCG GCATCTCCAACCTGGCCCTCACGCCATCCAAGGCCAGCGActacctccaccccctcctgTCGTTTGCTGCCGCTCATGTCCCCCAGAAGAAGCACAAGGAGACCCCCCTCTACATCCTCTGTACGGCCGGCATGAGGCTGCTGCCTGAGAG TCAACAGACTGCTATCCTGGAGGACCTAGTAACAGACGTGCGGGCGGACTTTGACTTTCTGTTCTCCAGCTCCCACGCAGAGGTGATCTCTGGGAAGCAGGAAG GTGTGTATGCATGGATTGGTATTAACTTTGTGCTTGGACGCTTTGACCATGCTGAGGATG aagatgatgctatggtggaggttACCACAGGGTCACAGAACAATCATCCAATCAGCCGGCGGCGTACGGTTGGCATCATGGACATGGGCGGAGCCTCACTGCAGATAGCCTATGAGGTGCCTAGTGCGGTACATTTCAACTCGCCTGAACAG GAGGAGGCCGGTAAGAGCCTGCTGGCCGAGTTTAACCTGGGCTGTGACTCGGAACACACACAGCATGTCTACCGGGTGTATGTCACCACGTTCCTTGGCTTTGGCGGCAACATGGCCCGGCAGCGTTATGAAGACCAGCTGGTCAACGCCACCGTCACTAACAACCG GCTGACGAGCGACCAGACGGGCATGATGGAGGCCACGCCCCTCGGCGACCCGTGCCTCCCCGCGGGCCTCTCGGATGTGGTGCGTCGCGACGGCCGTGCGGTCCACCTCAGAGGCCAGGGGGACTGGGCGCGGTGCCAGGCGGCAGTCAGGCCTTTTCTGGGGCTCCACAATGCCACCATGGGGTCCCCCAGAGGGGTGTATCAGGCGCCCATCGACTACGGCAACTCCGAGTTCTACGGCTTCTCAGAGTTCTTCTACTGCACTGAGGACGTACTGAGGATGGGCGGGGCGTACGACAGCGCCAAGTACTCCAAGGCTGCCACG GACTACTGTGCCACCAAGTGGTCAACCCTCACGAAGCGGTTTGACAGCCAGCTTTTCTCTAAGCAAGCAGACATCGCCAGGCTGAA GTACCAGTGTTTTAAGTCAGCCTGGGTCTACGAGGTGCTCCATTCAGGCTTCCGGTTCCCCCGGGACTACCCCAGTCTGAAGACCGCTCAGCTGGTCTATGACAAGGAGGTGCAATGGACCCTGGGAGCCATCCTGTTTAAGACACGCTTCCTGCCTCTcag GGACCTCCAGGCGGAGACGTTTAAACAGGCCCACTCTAACTGGCTGCGTTCGTCCTTCGTCTACAACCACTACCTCTTCCTGGCCTGTATCCTGGTGGTGCTGATCGCCATCCTGCTCTACATCCTCCGCCTTCGCAGGATCCACCAGAGGGAGCAGAGACAGGCCGAAGCCCTCGACCTCCtctgggtggaggagggggaggcccTCCTGGCCTAA
- the LOC105012087 gene encoding mitoferrin-2 — protein sequence MEADGFVSRRRMAVDSPSVDAGVTAGAAGADIRWLSGRILDATEGFVGGLSPPRITGEPDFAAVLQLRAVPETTTVATNTETEVDYEGLPQGVTTSTHMLAGAVAGIMEHCLMYPIDCVKTRMQSLRPEPGARYRNVMDALRQIIRTEGVWRPVRGLNVVAVGAGPAHALYFACYEKLKLSLGDVVHPGANSHFANGLAGCMATLLHDAVMNPAEVVKQRMQMYNSPYRGVLDCVGSVWKREGPGAFYRSYTTQLTMNVPFQALHFMTYEYLQEVLNPHRQYNPSSHVVSGALAGAVAAAATTPLDVCKTLLNTQEGPAVLAQVQGPGGASVGVQAASSTGGRQISGLGEAFRTVYRMGGGAAFFKGVQARIIYQMPSTAISWSVYEFFKYVITKRRHERRLRDRDSEK from the exons ATGGAAGCCGATGGGTTCGTGTCCAGACGGCGAATGGCGGTGGATTCACCGAGCGTCGACGCCGGGGTCACCGCCGGAGCCGCAGGGGCAGACATTCGATGGCTGAGTGGGAGGATTTTGGACGCAACGGAAGGGTTTGTGGGGGGCCTTTCGCCGCCGAGGATAACAGGGGAACCGGACTTTGCTGCGGTCTTACAGCTTCGAGCAGTCCCAGAGACGACCACGGTGGCTACTAACACCGAGACCGAAGTAGACTATGAAGGACTCCCCCAGGGTGTCACCACCAGCACGCACATGCTGGCAGGCGCCGTGGCTGGTATCATGGAGCACTGCCTAATGTACCCCATCGACTGTGTCAAG acGCGGATGCAGAGCCTGCGGCCTGAACCGGGGGCGCGGTACCGCAACGTGATGGACGCGCTGCGCCAGATCATTCGCACGGAGGGGGTGTGGCGCCCCGTGAGGGGGCTGAACGTCGTGGCCGTCGGGGCGGGGCCGGCTCACGCGCTCTACTTCGCCTGCTACGAGAAACTCAAGCTGTCGCTCGGCGACGTGGTCCATCCGGGAGCCAACAGCCACTTCGCCAACG gACTGGCAGGATGTATGGCCACACTGCTCCACGATGCAGTCATGAACCCTGCTGAAG tggTGAAGCAGCGTATGCAGATGTACAACTCCCCGTACCGCGGTGTGCTGGACTGCGTGGGCTCTGTGTGGAAGCGCGAGGGTCCCGGGGCGTTTTACCGCTCCTACACCACCCAGCTGACCATGAACGTGCCCTTCCAGGCGCTCCACTTCATGACCTACGAGTACCTCCAGGAGGTGCTCAACCCCCACAGACAGTACAACCCGTCCTCGCACGTCGTCTCGGGGGCCCTCGCCGGGGCCGTCGCCGCCGCCGCCACCACCCCGCTGGATGTCTGCAAGACACTGCTCAACACCCAGGAGGGGCCGGCGGTCCTCGCCCAGGTCCAGGGGCCAGGCGGTGCGAGCGTTGGCGTGCAAGCCGCGTCGTCCACCGGGGGGCGCCAGATCTCCGGGTTGGGCGAGGCGTTCAGGACTGTGTACAGGATGGGGGGCGGGGCCGCGTTCTTCAAGGGTGTCCAGGCCAGGATCATCTACCAGATGCCCTCCACCGCCATCAGCTGGTCTGTCTACGAGTTCTTCAAGTATGTCATCACCAAGCGTCGGCACGAGAGGAGGCTGCGGGACCGAGACAGCGAGAAGTAG